The Brassica rapa cultivar Chiifu-401-42 chromosome A10, CAAS_Brap_v3.01, whole genome shotgun sequence genome segment TCTTATGTTTGTGATCTGTTACAGGTATCCACACTGCCTATATTTCCTTGAACTTCTTCAAAACCCCAACTTCAGGAGTGCTATGGCTCATCCTGCAAACAAGGTAAACCAGTGTGATAAGAATCATTAACAAAACATGTTACTGAGGAGTATAAATAGCTAGTGATTCAAAGGTTTAGGGTGCTTGTGTGTTTGGAATGGGTTTGGGGTGTTTATGGTCTCTAGTACAAACCTTTTTTACTTTCTGCTAGTGTTATTCTTTGATTCTGCGCTGTGTTTGTCCATTGGTGAATACGTCAAGTGGTTTAATATTCCAAACCGTATGCCCTTATCCTTCTCTTCTGTTggattggttttttttttttcaggaatTGGCGCATAGGCAACAGTTTTACTATTGGAAGAACTACAGAAACAACAGGTTGAAGCACATTCTACCTCGTCCTCTTCCAGAGCCTGTAGCTCCACAACCACCACCTGTACCTTCATCTTCTCTGCCACCTGCCCCATCTGCAACTGCTGCTCCCTCTCCTTCTCCAATGCAGTACAATAATATGCTTGCAAAGAATGAAACGAGGAATATGGTTTCTGCTGGAATTGATCGTAGGAAGAGAAAGTATGTGCTCCTTTCTTCTTCCtgacattttttcttttcaatatgACTAATTGTGGTGAGAAGAAATAAGAAGTAACCTTCTAATATGCGAGTTATATAATATCAGGAAGGGTCCATAAGCATATCTTGCCCTGAAGCAGACACCATGGGATCTTGCATATGCTTTCATGCGTTTTCCTAGAGAGGGAAACCTGCTTGACTCAGGTTACAAAAATTGATGGAAACTCTTTACTCATTCCGTGGCATAGGACTGTAGTGGGAAGTTGTAACACAACCCTCAATCAGTATCAgtctttgtcttttgtttctttggGCATAAAGATCGATGACATTGAGCCTCTTGGCTTTATAGTAAACGGTAGTTATGAGATTGATTCGGTTTGCTACGTTCCAAATTATTCGTTGGGCTCTTGCTCTAGGCTCCATTATTGCAATGAATGTTCTTACTGATGCACATGATAGAATTTCACAGAATTGAGAATTTGTAGGTCATTTGAAACAGTTAAGTAGATGCGTTTAGGTTTTGCGGATGATCTACTCATAACGATCAGTGGGCTTCTCGCTGGAAACTCTCGTTAGGATTGTATCTCTTTCTTAGCTTTATGAGAAGCTTAGAAGCAATTAAAAAAGGTATTGGACTCGTCAAAACATTCGTCCTTGGCAGAGATTTATTTTCTCGGTAAACATGAAGATTTATGTTGAAAAGCTTTATTACAGCAGTTAAAAGATTTTAGTTTACCAGGAAAATAAGTTGAAATTAAATGATTAGGTCTGATTTACAAATTACTacaatatttacaattttaaccGGTAAGAAAGAAACGCGTAACAGACTCTACCctagaaataaaaaaacataagccgttGATATTGACGTATTACAACATCTCCGTCGTTGATTAGACCCGGCAGCCTTCCTTGGCCTCTATTTAAAGAATCTCATCATCATCTCTCATAAGCTATTCGTACAAAAGAGGTTTTCTTTATCTTTCATCATtttcttcttaaaaaaaaaaaaaaaaagtctccaGATCCAATTACAAAGGTTTCTCAAAAACTCCCAATTCATAAACTGAAACAAATACGAAAATTCAAATCCGAGAGAgcttctctgtttctttttcGTTGATCCGTGGTTTTTATTTGTGGATTCCACTCTCAACCACTCAGATTGATCTCAGCTTCATTGATCTATCTGCTGACTTGAGATTCCGCGAAATTAGGgttctgttattttttttttccatttcctGTCAAAGTGTTTGCGTGTGTGTCTTATATCATTAGATGAACAACGATCAATCTAAGCTGATGAATCCGCCACCGCCTCAGCAGAGGATGaatccgccgccgccgccgttgCAGGTGATGAATCCGGTTCAGCCTCGAATCATGAACCAGGCTCCTCCCATGCTAAACCAGTCCCAGAGCTTGAACCATCCGATTATGGTTATGAACCAGCAGCAACCACAGGCTATGCTGAACAACAACAACCAGCCTCTGATGATGAATCCACGTAACTATAACCTTAGCTCCGAGTATCATAACCAGCCTAACAACTTCCCCTCGAAAATGAAccgtaacaacaacaacaacaacaacaactggAAAGGGAAGAAGATCGTAAACGACAAGAGACCTCCGAATCCGATGATGAGGATGCGTAACAACAACTCCGCTATTCCGATCTACAACAACCCTGGTGGTGGTGGCTCAGGCGGTTACAAGCCACCGGCGCTCAACGAGCTCCAGTCTCAGAACAGGCTCAAAACGAGGAAGTTCTACCCCAAGAAGAAGTACGGTGCTAACAGTAACCGTCACGTCCCTTACGCTCCGAGGAACACGACGTCGTTTATCATCCGCGCGAAGAAATCCGGCGGAATCGCCGAGCTGGTGTCTCCGTCCCCCGTGACGCCGGCTGTGCTCCCGACGCCGATGTTCTCTCCGTCGCGAGAGGTGCTTGGAGACATGGCGAAGGAGGAGTGGGGTGTTGACGGTTACGGATCCATGAAGGGGCTGATTAGGCTTAGATCCGATGGACATGACCTGGAGCCGTAcgatgatgaggatgaagaCGAAGGTGGATCGAGTGAGAGTGATGTTGAGGAGCATGTGGAGGTTGAGAGGAGGCTTGACCATGATTTGAGCAGGTTTGAGATGATTTATCCGAGTTACGGCGGTGGGTCTGAGTATAACAATGTGTTGGAGAATCGAGTTGATGATCAGGATAGTCATATTGCGCAGCTTGAGGAAGAGAATTTGACGTTGAAGGAGAGGCTGTTCTTGATGGAGAGGGAGTTGGGGGATTTGAGGAGGAGGTTGCAGTATCTGGAGAGGAGGAACATGGTTGCTGAAGATGTTAACGAGGAGGTTGTGGAGAATGAGTCTGAAAGCGAGGGTGATGACACAGGCGGATCTGATGCACGTACTAGTGGGGATACGAAGGAGAATCGTGTTGTTGCAGAAGACGTTGAAGCGAAAGAGACCCAACATACTATTAGGGAAGTTTCAGGTGAACAATGCGAGGAAGCCAATCTGGTTGTGGTTGGTAAGGATCAGAGTAAGGGAAATGAAATGGCGGCTGAGAAGGTTGAAGATGCATCAGGGAATGATTCTATTGGAGAACAAGGAACAACCATATGATATGATACTTGGACAGGCGTTTTAGTGTGGATCTCTGAAGCTCTGTGATGTATATGTCAAAATTGTGCTCGTCTTTAGTAGGCGTAGTCTAGCTATCTAATCGCTTTTGGTGTCAGAGTCGGGAGAGTTGCTTTCCCTCGGTGAAGTTCATATGAAGACATGGTAAGCTTTCTTTTCTGTTTCAGATCGTTTTTACATCTGTAACCAACCATCTTGTTGATGATAAGTTCCCCGGTTAATAAGGTTGTAGTAAAAGCAATGTTCATTGTAGTGAAAGAACTTATGGATGGATGATATAGTTTTCaagtttcttctttttaatGCATTGTATGTTTCATTTTTACTAGCGTAAGTATCTGTGTCTTGGTTTGAGCCTTTGAGGCAGTTGCAGAAGCTGAGCTTGAAGACAATCTCTGAGTTGCTTAGGGCCGAATTGCAGACAAGATGAATGATGCCGTGGCCTTGGTCCTTACTAACGCATCCAAGTTTGGGCCAATATGGGTCAGTGGGTTGAGCTATTTTAATGTCCATTATACTAGCCGAGCATTTAATAAAGGCAtattgaaattttcaaaaaatgaagAATGGCTCTCAGTTTTCACTTCAATAAATAAACTGAAGTCGTTAAATTTTGAATTACGTCAACTATATAAAACTACACAAAACGCCGTTTATTAGCAACCAGTAAAACATATCAATTTTCCCATGCAACTAGATCATTGTTTTTGGTGTAACATAACAAGTTAAATAGTTACTTAAAAAAGGAATCAAAAAGTGGCCAAGTTCATCCAAAACTTCCATAACCGGAATATACTTTTGCAAGAGTTTTTATTCCTTTCAATCAAATACATTTGTAAGAGATATATTATATGTCAAATAAAGTGAGTATTGTATTAAGAATATATCGCATCATTGACGTGATACGATTGATGATCACTTAGAGTTCATTCTCTGCTCAACGTGTACAGTAAGTACGTGTTAACCTAGAAAGTTCAGTAAATACGTGTTAACCTAGAGAAGAGATCATTCTCTGTTCAACGTGTATATAAATATGTACTTCAGTTCATAAGAAAGTTCTTCcatctatattttatatcaatCGAGTAAGTTTTAGATTAAATTTGAAGTAAGAAACTGTATCTAAGCTTCTTCACCACCACCAGCCAACAACAAGCCTGATATAGTCATAGTCACATAGTTCACTTCAGTGCTATGTGATATCAACTATGTTGAAAGACACATGAGGGAGCTGGATGATACTGCAGGTTCTCTTGTGAAACTGGCCCAAGAAGATATATGGCTTGGCACAATTCCTTCGACAACCGGCCTCGTTTCAAGCAGTAGCTGATTCTTAGTGATAGTTATGaattatgagaaaaataaagggatttttgcaaaattgacatacaacttaaagtcaaacacaaaactaacctcctttttttttgaaaattggttttgccctattcaccccacaagttcatataatttacgaaaatgccatcaatttttttttttttttcgaaaatgacatttttactctctcaccctcatcatcttcaagtaattacaagattgccattgtcatcaataccacaaccaccatgaacaacaattttgaagctcttaatgctcctaaaatcgatttacccttcttctttttccattcttgtgaactaaacacaacatatctctcactttctctccacaatgagctaaaaaaaacccaagattttgattctaaatttttttatggttcatagagtcatagaagctaacgattatgggtgggtgacttccgtttgtgattctgtgtgcttggagaagccttatgtatgataaggaacttatctcaccaatttaaggtatgacatcgagttttttttcagatctgttcgtcagacgacttacttgggaagtcgtctggctgtagacgacttacctttcagtcgtctggctgtagacgacttacctggaagtcgtctggtcaacgcagaggttattttcgcaattgactttgaaatctgtaacctgagacgactgaaagttaagtcgtctactattgtttggtttcaaaaaaaattccaaagaacctaaacgacttacatttcagtcgtcataggttagttttgtatttgactggataatttcagaagtttgacttctccagacgacttacatttcagtcgtctggtaaaaattaaaataataatattttttttaaagtaaacgacttacaattaagtagtcataggttagttttgcaattgaaaaaaaaaacttcaagatttaattatacacagacgacttataattcagtcgtccaccagacgacttaattgtaagtcgtccaggatttttttccgagattctggtcaaacctcgtaaatcctggacgacttacatttcagtcgtctcgtggacgactgaattataagtcgtctgtatataattaaatcttgaagttttttttttcaattgcaaaactaacctatgacgacttaactgtaagtcgtctacttttaaaaaaatattattattttaattttcactagacaactgaaatgtaagtcgtccaaaaagtcaaacttctgaaataatccagtcaaatgcaaaactaacctctgacgactgaaatgtaagtcgtctagcttttttggagttttttttttaaccaaacaatagtggacgacttaactttcagtcgtccgaaataacagatttcaaagtcaattgcaaaaataacctctgcgttgaccagacgacatatagtttagtcgtctagacaacttagattgaagtcgtccgcgtcttctccactagtttttaagtcttctacgttagtttttgaataacttgtatttttaagagtgataagtaacttcaagatatgtaaaactcatatttacaaaatatgttctctctcttagttttacaaaatttgactaagtttttcaatgcaaacttataaaaaaatatgatatgctttgactagttaccattgtttgtttccatctcttaccaacattcttttttattaagatgagaaaaaggccattggagtttattattgcatatgagagatccaaagataagaaaaaggctagtgaagtctattatttcattgatttgtaaatgtgtaaacacattgttagcacatttaatacatcttggaaaacattattactgattttacaaaaaattcacaactaaaagagtatacatgcaattcataaaacagaccacaaacaaaactattatagatcattcatctacaaagacaagcttggattccacttgagtagacaagaccagacaactttaagaagtccagacgacttctaagaagtccagacgacttccaggaagttcagacgactttgccataagacttttaggaagttcagacgacttccagacgactttacaggaagttcagacgacttttaggaagtccagacgacttccagacgacttccagatgacttccagacaactaacaagtaagtcgtcccagaagtcttccagatctgaaaaacctgcatattaaatccagatctgaaaaacctgcatattcaaaaacgttcaaatggcttaaaaacagaaaaaatgagtggaagattagataaatctacctttacagaacacacaaaaatacatatctaaaaataatagatctacctttaaattagtggaagatgagtaccatttgattaaaaacctgcaaaaaaaaaaaagattagtaacaaagacatgaaacaaaattgaataagaactttatacaacaagaagttaccaaatgaagaaaaatcagacataaaaacttaccaaaacgctcagaaaaatccagacgacttcctggaagtccatacgacttcctggaagtccagacgacttcctggaagtccagacgacttcctggaagtccagacgacttcctggaagtccagacgacttcctggaagtccagacgacttcctggaagtccagacgactttgtcagaagacttccaagaagtccagacgacttcgagacgactaacaggtaagtcgtcccagaagtcttccagatctgaaaaacctgcacatcaaatccagatctgaaaaacctgcatattcaaaaacgttcaaatgacttaaaaatagagaaaatgagtggaagattagataaatctacatttatagaacacacaaaaatacatatctaaaattaatagatctacctctaaattagtggaagatgagtaccatttgattaaaaacctgcaaaagagatagattagtaagaaatacatgagacaaaactgaaaaattcatataaagtttggtgttttcaagtcaaagagattagagagatgttggagagttttagaatgatgaacattacatttttgttgcagccatttgagaggaggagagagaatgtgtaaatttttcttcatataaggagacaaaaaatccaattagattaaatatttttgactcagacgacttcctggacgacttacatttcagtcgtctggtgaagaaattaaaacagacgacttacatgtaagtcgtccagaagagtttaatatttttagcgggaaattaaatatttttagcgggaaactaaaatagaagactttccagacgacttactcgtctggacgactgaaatatacgtcgtccgggtaaattattcaacagacgactgaaatataagtcgtccacaccctaaacataacccctaaacttaattatctaattaaacacttcataaaaccaaatcaaacttgaaaagtatttactatacacagaaataaacacatataggtgaaaactaatttttgaaaaaaacattttagttttccaaaatctaaccctaacaatacatacaatactacaacatatgtttgccaaactcctaaaccaaagtatttcatgattcactacttccactcatatatcttcaaaacaaatcaattttatcataccttaatttatatcagttaaaactgtttataattacttgatttttattttttacgcatcaaaatattttttacaagatttataaattatttttaaaataaattggtactagacgacttacatttcagtcgtccagacgacttccaacatctcagacgactcagacgatttactggggctatattcgtaaaaatggcttctgtttttttgtttggtcacaaagggctgagctgtaatttcactaggcttttaggttagttttgcatttgattcaagtttgggtataagtttggaattaaaatcaagttgtgggttagttttggcaaaaaccccaaaaataaatatctattttGTACTATAATTCACATATTTGATAGCCACAATGGTAAGCGAACTATAAACCAGCTTCAACTATGTATCAACTATATATACTGCGattcggaaaaaaaaacaagtttgaaATATTTCATTAGCCAAAAAACATCCAAACGTAATTAGCATTAACTAGCCAAATTAGACTCAGTGCTAGTCGAAATTAACATTTCGTTAACCTAATTGGTCTAATTCCGCTAAACAACTCTCATCTTGcagttttttttggttattgagGATAGAGGTTAGGTGCAATTATATTTGCATATTCATTGCTGCCATCCGAATTCAGATGCTCAAGTTGATCAAACAAACACCATCTTAACGTTTACATACAAATTATACAGATGAATAAACGAATAAACACGGcctaaaataattcaaaaataattcAAGAGGGATCGAATGTGAATTTTTTACATGTATGTATACAATGTTGACATAATAGAGCACCCTCAATGAGTATAAATGTACTTTTAGAAACTCAATGCTAGAACTCCCATTGGGGgttcagtcaaaaaaaaaaaactcccaTTGGGGTGCTCTAAGAATTAAGAATAAGTATAAATGCATGTGGCGTGTGActttatagtatattttatttggCGTGCCGATATTGCTTAGGAGAGTGGAACCATATTGGACTGTGCACTTcgtaaactaaataaaatgatttcaaATCGCGGCAGGTTAAACAGTTCAAGTGGGATGTAAACGCTAATTAAACCGAGCATAAAAAATCGACTATTACGTGGAATCTACCATCACTATAGTCGTCGGGGATATTACTTCGGAGTTTCTGACTTCTTTTTGTATGTTTCtgttttttaatatgtaatgtTCAGTGGATGGCTTTATCCATTTCGGGTTGTTAACGATTGATTCCAGATAAAAATTATCTTCTTATTTGTGAAACATTCAACATATAGTTGACATACTCTTTTTGGTTTTACGTATAATCATATTGATTTTCATGTTCCTTCAAACCTCTCTAAATTCTAAGTAAGTTTTCATCTTCGGATTAGTCAATAACTAAACATGCTTAACAGAGAACAATTTTAAAGgatatttcaaaaacaaaatgcatttttatttgaTCACATGAATATATTCACACAGCaaaaaattgttttagaaaCGTTGTATTGGATAAGACATAGACTTTGGAAAGAATCACAAATAACTCTCTGATATCGAATTACGTGTTTGTAAACCGAATTGAATCCTtaaatcttgttttattattttgtccCAGAGACACACAGCCGAATAATTAATAGCcccagaaaaaaataaaatacaactGCATCCTCAAAACACATGCAGTCATGTAGATAACAGTGGGGAATTGCTTACACAAAATCCACTTGCGTCCTCTAATACAATACATCACTATTCTGTACAAAGTTGACTTCATGTTAGCTCGAAAATACAGTCACTAATCTTAGTGGATTACGAAATATAAAACCGTCCAACATACAAAACAAGATAGAAATTCATGAATCTGTGAATATGAATATCTCTTAGTGCCTAATCTTactagaattataaaaatatggaGCTTAATGCGTCCTATTGAGCACAAGAAACAAATATTTCGGAGCCGCCATACGTCACCATGCATTAATCATTCTCTTAATAGTCCACTAATAGAAGCACAATTAAGCCCTAAATATAGTTGATATCTATTTTCTCTCTATAAATAGAACCTCAATTCTTCACATCTTAATAAACTATCACTCTACAAAGTCATTTAAACAAGCAATCTTAGACAATGatgaaaacacaaaacaaaaatgtgCTGCTTACTATTTTCACTCTTTGTATGATTTGTTCAGGGGCTAGGTCACAGCTAAGCCCTGCTATCTACGATAAATCATGTCCGTATCTTGTACAAATTGTCCGTAAACAAGTGAACATGGCCCTGAAGGCCGAGATTCGGATGGCTGCTTCTCTCATTCGTCTTCATTTCCATGACTGCTTTGTTAATGTATGTATTGTTATCTTTACGtctattttcttaattatcATTTTTCTATTAAATACTTATTTGACGTTAAGATATTGTTAGAATTGTTACAAACACTCGTCACCAGTTTGTTAGCATGAACGTTTCAGGGGTGCGATGCGTCTGTCTTGTTGGATGGAGCAGATAGCGAGAAATTATCGATTTCAAACGCGAACTCTGCGAGAGGATTTGAAGTAGTTGATACTATCAAAGCCGCTGTGGAAAGCGCATGTCCTGGTGTTGTTTCTTGTGCTGATATACTCACTTTAGCCGCTCGCGAATCAGTTTACATGGTAAGCTTTTGTTTCCCCAATATTTAACAACCATCATCAAAGCCTCAATGCTTACTTTAATTTCAGTAGATCAAGCGAAATTTAGGTTATAAGAGATTTACTAGGTTTCATATAACACGAGTTACAGCATTTAAGGAACCAAAAAATtctatattaaatataacataCGTTGAGATTATTTATAGTTCTAAACAAGAtgatttacgtttgattattttttaataatataatcgTCGCCTATTCTACATGTGGTTGTATATAATTGTACCTTTCTTTTGGGGTTGTCTATATTTTACACATGCATGCTTTCCTATATTTTGTTGTTGCTAAGAatgtaaatatcattttaaaaaaaatgaacgcTGGGGTTTTACAAAGTgcgattaacaaaaaaaataagaccTTTAAACTTGGACATTAATACATATGATTTCGTAAACTCGGATCATTCTGTTATATTTGTTGGTCATCTATAACGGGTTTTGATTTGCAGACTGGAGGACCTATGTGGAGAGTGGCATTAGGAAGAAAAGATGGACTTGTGGCAAATCAGAGTAGTGCAAACAATCTTC includes the following:
- the LOC103845710 gene encoding mediator of RNA polymerase II transcription subunit 31, which translates into the protein MASPEEMVDDASETPSTPKSTYKDPDGGRQRFLLELEFIQCLANPTYIHYLAQNRYFEDEAFIEYLKYLQYWQRPEYIKFIMYPHCLYFLELLQNPNFRSAMAHPANKELAHRQQFYYWKNYRNNRLKHILPRPLPEPVAPQPPPVPSSSLPPAPSATAAPSPSPMQYNNMLAKNETRNMVSAGIDRRKRKKGP
- the LOC103845711 gene encoding probable basic-leucine zipper transcription factor E — protein: MNNDQSKLMNPPPPQQRMNPPPPPLQVMNPVQPRIMNQAPPMLNQSQSLNHPIMVMNQQQPQAMLNNNNQPLMMNPRNYNLSSEYHNQPNNFPSKMNRNNNNNNNNWKGKKIVNDKRPPNPMMRMRNNNSAIPIYNNPGGGGSGGYKPPALNELQSQNRLKTRKFYPKKKYGANSNRHVPYAPRNTTSFIIRAKKSGGIAELVSPSPVTPAVLPTPMFSPSREVLGDMAKEEWGVDGYGSMKGLIRLRSDGHDLEPYDDEDEDEGGSSESDVEEHVEVERRLDHDLSRFEMIYPSYGGGSEYNNVLENRVDDQDSHIAQLEEENLTLKERLFLMERELGDLRRRLQYLERRNMVAEDVNEEVVENESESEGDDTGGSDARTSGDTKENRVVAEDVEAKETQHTIREVSGEQCEEANLVVVGKDQSKGNEMAAEKVEDASGNDSIGEQGTTI